One part of the bacterium genome encodes these proteins:
- a CDS encoding Crp/Fnr family transcriptional regulator, whose protein sequence is MPTVDDLARSSFFSGLAPQDLAALAAIAVRRRHAAGKAIFRQGQQAAGLHLVAEGRVKVFRLGADGREQLLHVWGPGEPFGEVAVLEGGDYPATAAALDDCRTVLIPRPALLDLVARRPEFALRFMAVLARRLRDFAAQIEALTTKEAPARLAAHLLRRDAEAGGTGLVALELPKNQLANLLGATPETFSRCLKRMTEQGLVAAEGTRGLRILDRAGLAAMAEGR, encoded by the coding sequence ATGCCGACCGTGGACGACCTCGCGCGCTCGTCGTTCTTCTCCGGGCTCGCGCCGCAGGACCTCGCCGCGCTGGCCGCGATCGCCGTGCGCCGCCGCCACGCCGCGGGCAAGGCGATCTTCCGCCAAGGGCAGCAGGCGGCCGGCCTGCACCTCGTGGCCGAAGGGCGCGTGAAGGTCTTCCGGCTGGGCGCGGACGGTCGGGAGCAGCTGCTGCACGTCTGGGGTCCCGGCGAGCCGTTCGGCGAGGTCGCCGTCCTCGAAGGGGGCGACTACCCCGCGACCGCCGCCGCGCTCGACGACTGCCGCACCGTGCTGATTCCCCGCCCCGCGCTGCTCGACCTCGTCGCGCGCCGACCGGAGTTCGCGCTCCGCTTCATGGCCGTGCTCGCCCGCCGGCTGCGCGACTTCGCCGCCCAGATCGAGGCGCTGACGACGAAGGAGGCGCCGGCGCGCCTCGCCGCGCATCTGCTGCGCCGCGACGCCGAGGCCGGCGGCACGGGCCTCGTCGCGCTCGAGCTGCCGAAGAACCAGCTCGCGAACCTCTTGGGCGCGACGCCCGAAACGTTCTCCCGCTGCCTCAAGCGGATGACCGAGCAAGGGCTCGTCGCCGCCGAGGGGACGCGCGGCCTGCGGATCCTCGACCGCGCCGGCCTCGCCGCGATGGCCGAGGGACGCTGA
- a CDS encoding 4Fe-4S binding protein, with amino-acid sequence MRATREMIEIDEALCDGCGACVPSCREGALVIEDGKARVVAERLCDGLGACVGRCPKGALRVVRREAEPFVDPHALDAPAASSAAPAPPAARVSASAPPAARVSVSAPPAARVSASAPPAARLSVSAPMAARGCPGAGVRMLRPLAAVAAAACPSDPAASASTSAGSASAGASALSHWPVQIRLVPPTAPFLDGATLLVAADCVPVACRAFHDELLPGRAVMIGCPKFDDLDDYVERFARLFAAARPAAVEVAVMQVPCCQSLPLAVARGMELAGANLPLVKIVVGLDGTVLSRERI; translated from the coding sequence ATGCGCGCGACGCGGGAGATGATCGAGATCGACGAGGCGCTCTGCGACGGGTGCGGGGCCTGCGTGCCGTCGTGCCGCGAAGGGGCGTTGGTGATCGAGGACGGGAAGGCGCGCGTCGTCGCCGAACGTCTCTGCGACGGCTTGGGGGCCTGCGTCGGCCGCTGCCCGAAGGGGGCGCTGCGGGTCGTGCGCCGCGAGGCCGAGCCGTTCGTCGATCCGCACGCGCTCGACGCGCCGGCCGCTTCCTCCGCGGCGCCCGCGCCGCCCGCCGCGCGGGTCTCGGCCTCCGCTCCGCCCGCCGCGCGGGTCTCGGTTTCCGCTCCGCCCGCCGCGCGGGTCTCGGCCTCCGCGCCGCCCGCCGCGCGGCTCTCGGTTTCCGCGCCGATGGCCGCGCGCGGTTGTCCTGGCGCGGGCGTGCGGATGCTGCGTCCGCTCGCCGCCGTTGCGGCCGCGGCGTGCCCGTCCGATCCGGCCGCGTCCGCGTCCACGTCGGCCGGCTCGGCGTCCGCGGGCGCGTCGGCGCTGTCGCATTGGCCGGTGCAGATCCGGCTCGTGCCGCCGACCGCGCCGTTCCTCGACGGCGCGACGCTGCTCGTCGCGGCCGACTGCGTGCCGGTCGCCTGCCGCGCCTTCCACGACGAGCTGCTGCCGGGACGCGCGGTGATGATCGGCTGCCCCAAGTTCGACGACCTCGACGACTACGTGGAACGCTTCGCCCGTCTCTTCGCCGCGGCGAGACCGGCCGCGGTCGAGGTCGCGGTGATGCAGGTTCCGTGTTGCCAGTCGCTGCCGCTCGCCGTCGCGCGCGGCATGGAACTGGCCGGGGCGAACCTGCCGCTCGTCAAGATCGTCGTCGGGCTCGACGGGACGGTTCTCTCGCGGGAGCGGATCTGA
- a CDS encoding cell wall metabolism sensor histidine kinase WalK — translation MKIRRKLLLLMAGSAAAAGLLVGAGVAPMVSSAVHGRYVERLRAEADLLAGFAGTAGAGADYPALARDWGTRLDVRVSLIDRNGRVVGDSSAPDERLGRLSNHLDRPEMMQARTEGWGQAYRRSDSTGERYYYLARRLDGAGDLAFVRIALPAWEVDRAEAPYLGLITLLVVGAPFALALLAYGVVRRWSRPIEQLSSAAARVAAGELDLAIPAAREDEIGDMGRAAERMRRALTGKIHEVEVERRSLASVIAGMQEGLLLVDDHRKIRLVNEAFRRVFGLQGDPTGRPLVEVLRRPAVLAAVDAAFGGEREVHERIADPGEDRVYEIHAARLPAEKDQGAGVVVIFFDISRLERLEGLRKEFVANVSHELRTPLTSIKAAALTLLEDPQGPPEARERFLGTIQRNAERMAGLVEDLADLSLIETGAAKLDKRPLDVAALCRDVAAQLAPRYERLGLAVSVEGAEKLVVEADRRRLEQVVVNLVDNAMKFNRPGGSVKIVLAAAEGRAEIAVEDTGAGIPSTDVEKVFHRFHRVDPARSREVGGTGLGLAIVKHIVQQHGGTVRCESRLGEGSRFVVQLPA, via the coding sequence TTGAAGATCCGCCGCAAGCTGCTGCTGTTGATGGCCGGCTCGGCCGCCGCGGCCGGACTGCTCGTCGGCGCCGGCGTGGCGCCGATGGTCTCCTCCGCCGTGCACGGCCGGTACGTCGAGCGCCTGCGCGCCGAGGCCGACCTCCTCGCGGGGTTCGCCGGAACGGCCGGCGCGGGCGCCGACTACCCCGCGCTGGCCCGCGACTGGGGGACGCGCCTCGACGTGCGCGTTTCGCTGATCGACCGCAACGGGCGCGTCGTCGGCGACTCCTCCGCCCCCGACGAGCGGCTCGGACGTCTCTCGAACCACCTCGACCGGCCGGAGATGATGCAGGCGCGGACCGAGGGCTGGGGCCAGGCCTACCGCCGCTCCGACAGCACCGGCGAGCGCTACTACTACCTCGCGCGGCGCCTCGACGGCGCGGGCGACCTGGCCTTCGTGCGGATCGCCCTGCCGGCGTGGGAAGTGGACCGCGCCGAGGCGCCGTACCTCGGGCTGATCACGCTGCTCGTCGTCGGCGCGCCGTTCGCGCTGGCGCTGCTCGCCTACGGCGTCGTGCGCCGCTGGTCGCGGCCGATCGAGCAGCTCTCGTCCGCCGCGGCACGGGTCGCCGCGGGGGAGCTCGACCTGGCGATCCCCGCGGCGCGGGAGGACGAGATCGGCGACATGGGGCGGGCCGCGGAGCGGATGCGGCGCGCCCTCACGGGCAAGATCCACGAAGTCGAAGTGGAGCGGCGCTCGCTCGCCTCGGTCATCGCCGGGATGCAGGAAGGGCTGCTCCTCGTGGACGACCACCGGAAGATCCGGCTCGTCAACGAGGCGTTCCGCCGCGTCTTCGGCCTGCAGGGGGACCCGACCGGCCGGCCGCTGGTGGAGGTGCTGCGGCGCCCGGCGGTGCTCGCCGCGGTGGACGCGGCGTTCGGCGGCGAGCGGGAAGTCCACGAGCGGATCGCCGATCCGGGCGAGGACCGCGTCTACGAGATCCACGCCGCGCGGCTGCCGGCGGAGAAGGACCAAGGCGCCGGGGTCGTGGTGATCTTCTTCGACATCTCCCGCCTCGAGCGGCTGGAGGGGCTGCGGAAGGAGTTCGTGGCCAACGTCTCGCACGAGCTGCGGACGCCGCTGACGTCGATCAAGGCCGCCGCGCTGACGCTGCTCGAGGACCCGCAGGGGCCGCCCGAGGCGCGCGAGCGGTTCCTCGGCACGATCCAGCGCAACGCCGAGCGGATGGCGGGGCTGGTCGAGGATCTCGCCGACCTCTCGCTGATCGAGACCGGCGCGGCGAAGCTCGACAAGCGGCCGCTCGACGTCGCCGCGCTCTGCCGCGACGTCGCCGCCCAACTCGCGCCGCGTTACGAGCGGCTCGGTCTCGCGGTGTCGGTCGAGGGGGCGGAGAAGCTCGTCGTCGAGGCCGACCGTCGCCGGCTGGAGCAGGTCGTCGTCAACCTCGTGGACAACGCGATGAAGTTCAACCGCCCCGGCGGCTCGGTGAAGATCGTCCTCGCCGCGGCGGAGGGACGGGCCGAGATCGCGGTCGAGGACACCGGCGCGGGGATTCCTTCGACCGACGTGGAGAAGGTCTTCCACCGCTTCCACCGCGTCGATCCGGCCCGCTCGCGCGAGGTCGGCGGCACCGGGCTGGGGCTGGCGATCGTCAAGCACATCGTCCAGCAGCACGGCGGAACGGTGCGCTGCGAGTCGCGCCTCGGCGAGGGCTCGCGCTTCGTGGTGCAGTTGCCGGCGTGA
- a CDS encoding CAP domain-containing protein — protein MTLPFVRSFRVASFMPRAAQRPRPSGTAPLARAVVGVERSARRSGLGASAATPLARAVVGVCILAAACFGAFAAPPPTPPAAVQDEIFAALSAERARLGAPPLARPAALQAAAEERAKGLAASPAAVRAAGPPPLDPFLAAQGVPGVGSADEKTILAPETRDAAAALLAQWRGYGGAWGAALGPRVRECGIGYARTDDGFMVMVAILVVPLPRLSPLELAQLERRLFDEVNRRRQAAGGGLPLRWDERLAAAARAHSEDMAARRYFEHVSPEGRTPAARVQAAGVPYRRVAENIGQSRNQEDPARAAADGWMNSPGHRANIVDPAFVESGLGAAADADGALYFTQLFIAPPPAA, from the coding sequence ATGACGCTTCCGTTCGTTCGGTCGTTCCGCGTCGCGTCGTTCATGCCGCGCGCCGCGCAACGCCCCCGCCCGTCCGGCACGGCGCCCCTCGCGCGCGCCGTCGTCGGCGTCGAGCGCTCGGCCCGCCGGAGCGGACTCGGCGCGTCCGCCGCAACGCCCCTCGCGCGCGCCGTCGTCGGCGTCTGCATCCTCGCCGCGGCGTGCTTCGGCGCATTCGCCGCGCCGCCGCCCACGCCCCCCGCGGCCGTGCAGGACGAGATCTTCGCCGCACTCTCCGCCGAGCGCGCGCGCCTCGGCGCGCCGCCCCTCGCCCGTCCCGCGGCGCTGCAGGCCGCGGCCGAGGAACGCGCCAAGGGCCTCGCCGCGTCGCCCGCCGCCGTGCGCGCCGCCGGCCCGCCGCCGCTCGACCCGTTCCTCGCCGCGCAGGGCGTTCCCGGCGTCGGTTCCGCCGACGAGAAGACGATCCTCGCCCCGGAGACGCGGGACGCCGCCGCCGCGCTGCTCGCCCAATGGCGCGGCTACGGCGGCGCGTGGGGCGCCGCGCTCGGCCCCCGCGTCCGCGAATGCGGCATCGGCTACGCGCGCACCGACGACGGCTTCATGGTCATGGTCGCGATCCTCGTCGTGCCGCTCCCGCGCCTCTCCCCGCTCGAACTCGCGCAGCTCGAGCGGCGCCTCTTCGACGAGGTCAACCGCCGGCGGCAGGCGGCCGGCGGCGGCCTCCCGCTGCGCTGGGACGAGCGGCTCGCCGCCGCGGCCCGCGCCCACAGCGAGGACATGGCCGCGCGGCGCTACTTCGAGCACGTCTCGCCCGAGGGGCGCACCCCTGCGGCGCGCGTGCAGGCGGCGGGGGTGCCGTACCGCCGGGTCGCCGAGAACATCGGCCAAAGCCGCAACCAAGAAGACCCGGCGCGGGCGGCGGCGGACGGCTGGATGAACAGTCCGGGCCACCGTGCGAACATAGTGGATCCCGCGTTCGTCGAAAGCGGCCTCGGCGCGGCCGCGGACGCCGACGGAGCGCTCTACTTCACGCAGCTCTTCATCGCCCCGCCGCCGGCGGCG
- a CDS encoding bacteriohemerythrin — protein MAFLDWTDKYALKIRALDDDHRKMFRLINALHDAMTAGATRAVAASIFAELAAATQAHFREEEGLFELHEYPDLAAHRAEHRLLQQQLGNIEGRFRRGDTGLTPALLNSLKAWCTNHVLVSDSRGAAYLASRGVR, from the coding sequence ATGGCGTTCCTCGACTGGACCGACAAGTACGCGCTCAAGATCCGGGCGCTGGACGACGACCACCGGAAGATGTTCCGGCTGATCAACGCGCTGCACGACGCGATGACCGCCGGCGCGACCCGCGCCGTCGCGGCCTCGATCTTCGCCGAGCTGGCGGCGGCGACGCAGGCTCACTTCCGCGAGGAAGAGGGGCTCTTCGAGCTGCACGAGTACCCGGACCTCGCCGCGCACCGCGCCGAGCACCGGCTGCTGCAGCAGCAACTAGGGAACATCGAGGGGCGGTTCCGGCGCGGCGACACCGGCCTGACGCCGGCGCTCCTCAACTCGCTCAAGGCGTGGTGCACGAACCACGTCTTGGTCAGCGACTCCCGCGGCGCCGCGTATCTCGCGTCCCGCGGCGTCCGCTGA